A genomic stretch from Helianthus annuus cultivar XRQ/B chromosome 1, HanXRQr2.0-SUNRISE, whole genome shotgun sequence includes:
- the LOC110938989 gene encoding alpha carbonic anhydrase 7 yields the protein MHRIMDNKSLLFFALFIVFCLPFALSQEVDDEHEFSYDINSPNGPNHWGEIHPEWSMCNNGDMQSPIDLTHKRVHTTSKLGRLDRDYNPANATLINRGHDMMLRWIGGAGHIHINGTEFQLNQAHWHTPTEHTINGRRFNLELHLVHQSIDEKVAVIGILYKIGRPDSFLEKMEPYLKAVSSTREVEKSVGIIDPRQIKIGSRKYYRYIGSLTTPPCDQNVTWTIVRKVRTVSREQLRIIREAVHDEADANARPLQALNNRWLKLYRPDDKETN from the exons ATGCACAGAATAATGGATAACAAAAGCCTTTTGTTCTTTGCTCTTTTCATCGTCTTTTGTCTACCTTTCGCTCTATCTCAAGAAGTTG ATGATGAACATGAATTCTCATATGACATTAACAGTCCAAATGGCCCGAACCATTGGGGAGAGATCCATCCAGAGTGGAGTATGTGTAATAACGGAGACATGCAGTCGCCAATTGATCTAACTCATAAAAGAGTTCACACGACATCCAAACTCGGAAGACTTGATAGAGATTATAACCCTGCTAATGCAACACTTATTAATCGGGGCCATGATATGATG TTGAGATGGATTGGAGGAGCCGGACATATTCATATAAATGGAACTGAGTTTCAGCTAAATCAAGCCCATTGGCACACCCCTACCGAACACACCATAAACGGCCGAAG ATTTAATCTCGAGCTACACTTGGTTCATCAAAGTATAGACGAAAAGGTTGCAGTGATTGGAATTCTATACAAAATTGGTCGCCCTGATTCTTTTTTAGAGAAG ATGGAGCCATATTTAAAAGCAGTGTCGTCTACAAGAGAAGTTGAAAAAAGCGTGGGGATAATAGACCCACGACAAATAAAAATAGGGAGTAGAAAATATTATCGATATATTGGCTCACTTACTACTCCACCATGCGACCAAAATGTTACTTGGACTATTGTTCGAAAG GTGAGAACGGTTTCGCGAGAACAGTTGCGTATAATCCGTGAAGCAGTCCATGAT GAAGCTGATGCTAACGCAAGACCGCTTCAAGCCTTGAATAATCGTTGGTTGAAGCTTTACCGACCAGACGACAAGGAAACGAATTAG